One genomic segment of Blattabacterium sp. (Blaberus giganteus) includes these proteins:
- the rplV gene encoding 50S ribosomal protein L22, translating to MKQETSSSAVSASLNGVRNSPRKMRLIANLIRNKEIQNAIDLLTYSQKRKVSFIFKKLLLSLLSNWKKKNDQSENEKFLYIKEIRVNQGKTLKRLRPVPQGRGHRIRKRSSNIIVVLGQK from the coding sequence ATGAAACAAGAAACTAGTAGTAGTGCAGTTTCAGCTTCTTTGAATGGAGTCAGAAATTCTCCTAGAAAAATGAGATTGATAGCAAATTTAATTAGAAATAAGGAAATACAGAATGCTATAGATTTATTGACTTACAGTCAAAAAAGAAAAGTTTCTTTTATTTTTAAAAAATTACTTCTTTCCTTATTGTCTAACTGGAAAAAAAAAAATGATCAATCTGAAAATGAAAAATTTTTATATATAAAAGAAATTAGAGTAAATCAAGGTAAAACCTTAAAAAGGTTGCGGCCTGTTCCTCAGGGTAGAGGACATAGAATTAGAAAAAGATCAAGTAATATTATAGTTGTTTTAGGTCAAAAATAG
- the rpsE gene encoding 30S ribosomal protein S5: protein MSEKKIKYIGLELKEKLVGVTRVCKVTKGRRYFSFSAIVIKGNENGIVGYGFGKSKEAPDAIHKAGEQAKRNLCKVCISNGTIPHEQEAKYGGARILIKPASDGTGIIAGGPLRAVLEAAGLRNVLSKSKGSSNHHNIIKATIKALSKMRDVHIIAKQRGITTKKVYNG from the coding sequence ATGTCTGAAAAAAAAATAAAATATATAGGATTAGAATTGAAAGAAAAATTAGTTGGAGTTACAAGAGTATGTAAGGTTACTAAAGGAAGAAGATATTTTAGTTTTAGTGCTATTGTTATTAAAGGAAATGAAAATGGAATTGTTGGTTATGGTTTTGGAAAATCTAAAGAAGCTCCTGATGCTATTCACAAAGCTGGAGAACAAGCAAAAAGAAACCTATGTAAAGTATGTATATCCAATGGAACAATTCCTCATGAACAAGAGGCTAAATATGGAGGTGCGCGTATTCTTATTAAACCAGCTTCTGATGGAACAGGAATAATTGCTGGAGGACCTTTAAGAGCTGTTTTAGAGGCTGCAGGATTAAGAAATGTTTTATCAAAATCTAAAGGATCTTCTAATCATCATAATATTATAAAAGCTACTATAAAAGCATTAAGTAAAATGAGAGATGTTCATATTATAGCAAAACAAAGAGGAATTACTACAAAAAAAGTGTATAATGGATAA
- the rpsS gene encoding 30S ribosomal protein S19 — MGRSLKKGPYVSQQLHKKVLKNIKLDKKNVIKTWSRPTTILPDFVGQTFSVHNGKQFINVHITENMIGHKLGEFAPTRNFRGHVGSKGKLKTK; from the coding sequence ATGGGAAGATCTTTGAAAAAAGGACCATATGTTTCTCAACAATTACACAAAAAAGTATTAAAAAATATAAAACTAGATAAAAAAAATGTAATTAAAACTTGGTCTAGACCTACTACTATTTTACCAGATTTTGTTGGACAAACTTTTTCTGTTCATAATGGTAAACAATTTATTAATGTACATATTACAGAAAACATGATAGGTCATAAACTTGGAGAATTTGCTCCCACTCGTAATTTTAGAGGACATGTTGGATCTAAAGGAAAATTAAAAACAAAATAA
- the rpmC gene encoding 50S ribosomal protein L29: protein MNVNNSDINIKNLSVHDLIKQIDKNQKNYQNLKFRHHIKILKNPMEIRFIRRNIAKLKTEYNKKIDDRRI, encoded by the coding sequence ATGAATGTAAATAATTCAGATATAAATATAAAAAATTTGTCTGTTCATGATTTGATAAAACAAATTGATAAAAATCAAAAAAATTATCAAAATTTGAAATTTCGTCATCATATTAAAATACTCAAAAATCCTATGGAAATTAGATTTATTAGAAGAAATATTGCTAAATTAAAAACTGAGTATAATAAAAAAATTGATGATAGAAGAATATAA
- the infA gene encoding translation initiation factor IF-1, whose protein sequence is MAKQKHIEVDGTIIESSPNAMFRVELENGCIVKAHISGKMRMHYIKILPGDKVRLEMSSYDLERGRITYRY, encoded by the coding sequence ATGGCTAAACAAAAGCATATTGAGGTTGATGGAACAATTATTGAATCATCTCCAAATGCAATGTTTCGTGTAGAATTGGAAAATGGATGTATTGTTAAAGCTCATATATCGGGTAAAATGAGAATGCATTATATAAAAATATTACCAGGAGATAAAGTTAGATTAGAAATGTCCTCTTATGATTTGGAAAGAGGAAGAATAACTTATAGATATTGA
- the rplR gene encoding 50S ribosomal protein L18, with protein MKNKKSKKVFGYPERPRISVFRSNKEIYAQIIDDLSGKTLVTSSSIEKEFQKYKKKNKTELANEVGKLLGNRAKKLKIKKLVFDKGKYLYHGRIKSLANGIREVGLEF; from the coding sequence ATGAAAAATAAAAAATCAAAAAAAGTTTTTGGTTATCCAGAAAGACCCAGAATTTCTGTCTTTAGAAGTAATAAAGAAATATATGCACAAATAATAGATGATTTATCTGGAAAAACCTTAGTAACATCTTCTTCTATAGAAAAAGAATTTCAAAAATATAAAAAAAAAAATAAAACAGAATTAGCTAATGAAGTAGGAAAATTATTGGGAAACAGAGCAAAAAAATTAAAAATAAAAAAATTAGTTTTTGATAAAGGAAAATATTTGTATCATGGTAGAATAAAATCTTTAGCTAATGGAATTAGAGAAGTTGGATTAGAATTTTAA
- the rplE gene encoding 50S ribosomal protein L5, with translation MIYQSKLQKLYKEKIVPNLMEKFGYSSIMEVPKLKKIVIHQGVGSSVLDKKIIDCSMNEITDITGQKAILCYSKHDESGFKLRKGMPIGVKVTLRRIKMYEFLERLIVVSLPRVRDFNGVKKSSFDSHGNYNMGIVEQLIYPEINIDKIKKNIGMNITFVTSAKKNEEAKSLLFLFGIPFKKK, from the coding sequence ATGATTTATCAATCAAAATTACAAAAGCTTTACAAAGAAAAAATAGTTCCAAATTTGATGGAAAAATTTGGATATAGTTCTATTATGGAAGTTCCCAAATTAAAAAAAATAGTGATTCATCAAGGAGTAGGTTCATCTGTTTTAGACAAAAAAATAATAGATTGTTCTATGAATGAAATAACAGACATTACAGGACAAAAAGCTATTCTTTGTTATTCTAAACATGATGAATCAGGATTCAAGCTTAGAAAAGGAATGCCAATAGGAGTCAAAGTAACTTTGAGAAGAATAAAAATGTATGAGTTTTTGGAAAGGCTTATAGTTGTTTCTTTACCTAGAGTAAGAGATTTTAATGGGGTAAAAAAAAGTAGTTTTGATAGTCATGGAAATTATAATATGGGCATTGTAGAACAGTTAATTTATCCTGAAATAAATATTGATAAAATAAAAAAAAATATAGGTATGAATATTACATTTGTTACTTCTGCGAAAAAAAATGAAGAAGCTAAAAGTCTTTTATTTTTATTTGGAATTCCTTTTAAAAAAAAATAA
- the rpsH gene encoding 30S ribosomal protein S8, translated as MDVIADFLTRIRNSSLAKHKILEIPSSKIKKEIIRVLLENGYISDYKIEVEKSKKIIKIALKYYKEKTSVIKKIIRISKPGLRKYCKYKNIPRVLNGLGIAIISTSNGIITDKQAIKQKIGGEILCYVY; from the coding sequence ATGGATGTAATCGCTGATTTTTTAACTAGAATTCGAAATTCAAGTTTAGCAAAACATAAAATTCTTGAAATTCCATCTTCTAAAATAAAAAAAGAAATTATTCGTGTTTTATTAGAAAATGGATATATTTCAGATTATAAAATAGAAGTAGAAAAAAGTAAAAAAATAATTAAAATAGCTTTAAAATATTATAAAGAAAAAACTTCTGTTATTAAAAAGATTATTAGAATTAGTAAACCAGGATTAAGAAAATATTGTAAATATAAAAATATACCTAGAGTGTTAAATGGATTAGGGATTGCTATTATATCCACTTCTAATGGAATTATTACAGATAAACAGGCAATAAAACAAAAAATAGGAGGAGAAATATTATGTTATGTATATTGA
- the rplO gene encoding 50S ribosomal protein L15 has protein sequence MDNKNFFLNISNLHPNNGAKRKKLRLGRGQGSGKGRTCGRGHKGAKSRSGFSKKKGFEGGQMPFQRRIPKFGFRRNIFGKKIVGINLDTIQNRINKIHDFKEKNVIDKEFFIKNNLSRKNDFVKILGRGKLYSPLKIYAYKFSKKALSSIKKVGGETVFI, from the coding sequence ATGGATAATAAGAATTTTTTTTTGAATATTAGTAATTTACATCCAAACAATGGAGCTAAAAGAAAAAAATTAAGATTAGGTAGAGGACAAGGTTCAGGAAAGGGAAGAACTTGTGGAAGAGGGCATAAAGGAGCTAAATCTAGATCTGGTTTTTCTAAAAAAAAAGGATTTGAAGGAGGACAAATGCCATTTCAAAGAAGAATTCCTAAATTTGGATTTAGAAGAAATATTTTTGGTAAAAAAATTGTTGGAATTAATTTAGATACAATTCAAAATCGTATTAATAAAATACATGATTTCAAAGAAAAAAATGTTATCGACAAAGAATTTTTTATAAAAAATAATTTATCTAGAAAAAATGATTTTGTAAAAATTTTAGGAAGAGGAAAGCTATATAGTCCATTGAAGATATATGCATATAAATTTAGCAAAAAAGCTTTATCCTCTATAAAAAAAGTAGGAGGAGAGACTGTATTTATATGA
- the rplN gene encoding 50S ribosomal protein L14, whose product MLQQESRCKVSDNTGAKEVLIIRVLGGTKKRYASLGDTIVVTVKIATSKGSTVKKGQVCKAVVIRTKNRTRRKDGSYISFDDNACVLINPSGEIMGTRVFGPVARELREKEYMKIISLAQEVL is encoded by the coding sequence ATGTTACAACAAGAATCTAGATGTAAAGTGTCAGATAACACAGGTGCTAAAGAAGTTTTAATTATTAGAGTTTTAGGTGGGACTAAAAAAAGGTATGCTTCATTAGGGGATACTATAGTGGTCACTGTAAAAATAGCGACTTCTAAAGGAAGTACAGTTAAAAAAGGACAAGTTTGTAAAGCTGTAGTAATTAGAACAAAAAATAGAACTAGAAGAAAAGATGGATCATATATAAGTTTTGATGATAATGCTTGTGTGTTAATTAATCCATCTGGAGAAATAATGGGAACAAGAGTTTTTGGTCCAGTAGCAAGAGAACTTAGAGAAAAAGAATACATGAAAATTATTTCTTTGGCACAAGAAGTTTTATGA
- a CDS encoding 50S ribosomal protein L23 produces the protein MILVKPFVTEKSYKEEKCNRYIFSVNINCNKIQIEKEITKLFGFSVKNIKTMISPRKNKSKYTKKGFIYGRSNKIKKAIVQFHENQKINFLNEKKI, from the coding sequence ATGATTTTAGTAAAACCTTTTGTTACAGAAAAATCTTATAAAGAAGAAAAATGCAATCGTTATATTTTTTCTGTGAATATAAATTGTAATAAAATTCAAATTGAAAAAGAGATCACAAAATTATTTGGATTTTCTGTAAAAAATATTAAAACAATGATCTCTCCTAGAAAAAATAAATCTAAATATACTAAAAAAGGATTTATTTATGGAAGAAGTAATAAAATAAAAAAAGCAATTGTTCAATTTCATGAAAACCAAAAAATTAATTTTTTAAACGAAAAAAAAATTTAA
- the rpmJ gene encoding 50S ribosomal protein L36, with product MKVRASLKKRTDNCKIVSRKKRLRIINKKNPRFKQKQG from the coding sequence ATGAAAGTAAGAGCATCTTTAAAAAAAAGAACGGATAATTGTAAAATTGTTAGTAGAAAAAAGCGTTTGCGTATTATTAATAAAAAAAATCCAAGATTTAAACAAAAACAAGGTTAA
- the rpsQ gene encoding 30S ribosomal protein S17, with translation MIEEYKSKKKIRNIRKQRQGIVISDKMSKTIVVSEMKKMKHKYYGKSITKNKKYMVHDEKNISKNGDKVSIMEMRPISKRKCWRLVTILKKSNI, from the coding sequence ATGATAGAAGAATATAAATCAAAAAAAAAAATTCGAAATATTCGAAAACAAAGACAAGGAATAGTTATTAGTGACAAAATGAGTAAGACTATTGTTGTATCTGAAATGAAAAAAATGAAACATAAATATTATGGAAAAAGTATTACTAAAAATAAAAAATATATGGTTCATGATGAGAAAAATATATCTAAGAATGGAGATAAAGTAAGTATTATGGAAATGCGTCCTATAAGTAAAAGAAAATGTTGGAGACTTGTTACTATATTGAAAAAGTCTAATATATAA
- the rplF gene encoding 50S ribosomal protein L6 gives MSRIGKKPIFIPKDVSIKIFNEEILVEGSLGSLSQKNFKEFQLNLNNNQLLIIRNKEDKKSKSLHGLYHVLIKNMIIGVTKGFQKKLELVGVGYRASFYNGEILDLNLGFSHNIMMQLPKEVKIEIQSEKGKNTILILKSNNKQLLGIIAAKIRSFRAPEPYKGKGIRYFGEEVRRKAGKSA, from the coding sequence ATGTCTAGAATTGGAAAGAAACCTATCTTTATTCCTAAAGATGTAAGTATAAAAATTTTTAATGAAGAAATATTAGTAGAAGGATCTTTGGGAAGTTTAAGTCAAAAAAATTTTAAAGAATTTCAATTAAATTTGAATAATAATCAGTTATTGATTATTAGAAATAAAGAAGATAAAAAATCTAAATCTTTACATGGATTATATCATGTTTTAATTAAAAATATGATTATAGGAGTGACAAAAGGATTTCAGAAAAAATTAGAGTTAGTAGGAGTTGGATATAGAGCTTCTTTTTATAATGGTGAAATTTTAGATTTGAATTTAGGTTTTTCTCATAATATTATGATGCAACTTCCTAAAGAAGTTAAGATAGAGATACAATCTGAAAAAGGAAAGAATACTATTCTTATTTTAAAATCTAATAATAAACAATTATTAGGTATAATAGCGGCTAAAATTAGATCTTTTAGAGCGCCAGAACCTTATAAAGGAAAAGGAATAAGATATTTTGGAGAAGAAGTTAGAAGAAAAGCAGGAAAATCTGCTTAA
- the rpsC gene encoding 30S ribosomal protein S3: protein MGQKTNPIVNRLGIITGWQSSWCNNYRDRIQEDFKVRRYIEARFPKGIVSRIFIERTLKFITITIRTSRPALVIGKRGDEVDTVRKELKKLTKKEVQINISEVKRPELDAPLVAKGLVRQLENRISYKKAIKLSILSAIRMNAQGIRIQISGRLNGSEMARCEIYKEGRISLGTFRADVDYHMAVAHTVYGSIGIKVWIMKGEIYGKRELSPLLEIQKKQRGYKSYHFNRKKNK, encoded by the coding sequence ATGGGACAAAAAACAAATCCAATTGTCAATCGTTTGGGAATTATAACAGGATGGCAATCAAGTTGGTGTAACAATTATAGAGATAGAATACAAGAAGATTTTAAAGTAAGAAGATATATAGAAGCAAGATTTCCAAAAGGAATTGTTTCTCGTATTTTTATAGAGAGAACTTTAAAATTTATAACGATTACTATTCGAACATCAAGACCTGCACTTGTTATAGGAAAAAGAGGAGATGAAGTAGATACAGTGAGAAAAGAATTGAAAAAACTTACAAAGAAAGAAGTTCAAATTAATATTTCTGAAGTTAAACGTCCTGAATTAGATGCTCCATTGGTTGCTAAAGGTTTAGTTAGACAATTAGAAAATCGTATTTCTTATAAAAAAGCAATTAAATTATCTATTCTTTCTGCTATTAGAATGAATGCTCAAGGAATAAGAATTCAGATTTCTGGAAGATTGAATGGATCAGAAATGGCAAGATGTGAAATTTACAAAGAAGGAAGGATTTCTCTTGGAACTTTTCGTGCTGATGTTGATTATCATATGGCAGTTGCTCATACTGTTTATGGAAGTATAGGAATTAAAGTGTGGATAATGAAAGGGGAAATATATGGAAAAAGAGAATTATCTCCATTATTGGAAATTCAAAAAAAACAAAGAGGATATAAATCTTATCATTTTAACAGAAAAAAAAATAAATAA
- the rplX gene encoding 50S ribosomal protein L24 gives MKKIKKEDKVLILSGNHKGVEGEIVKVFSKKNKAIVRGVNMIKRHTKPTPKKPKGGIIEKEAPIHLSNLKKIK, from the coding sequence ATGAAAAAAATAAAAAAAGAGGACAAGGTTTTGATTTTATCAGGAAATCATAAGGGAGTTGAAGGGGAAATTGTTAAAGTTTTTTCTAAAAAAAATAAAGCTATTGTACGTGGAGTAAATATGATAAAAAGACATACTAAACCTACTCCAAAAAAACCTAAAGGCGGAATTATTGAAAAAGAAGCACCTATACATTTATCTAATTTGAAAAAAATTAAATAA
- the rplP gene encoding 50S ribosomal protein L16: protein MLQPKRTKYKKKQKGRIRGKAKKGTILSRGLYGIKALEKAWITSRQLEAARVAATRYMKREGQLWINIFPDKPATKKPQEVRMGKGKGPVEFWVSVVKPGRILFEVDGVEIDVAKEALRLAAQKLPIKMKFIFSNEIKL from the coding sequence ATGTTGCAACCAAAAAGAACAAAATATAAAAAAAAACAAAAAGGAAGAATTCGTGGAAAAGCTAAAAAAGGAACTATTCTTTCTAGAGGTTTGTATGGAATTAAAGCTTTAGAAAAAGCTTGGATTACTTCTAGACAATTAGAAGCGGCAAGAGTTGCTGCTACGAGATATATGAAAAGAGAAGGACAATTATGGATTAATATTTTTCCAGATAAACCCGCTACAAAAAAACCACAAGAGGTACGTATGGGAAAAGGAAAAGGTCCTGTTGAATTTTGGGTATCCGTAGTTAAACCTGGAAGAATTTTATTTGAAGTGGATGGAGTAGAGATAGATGTTGCGAAAGAAGCTCTAAGATTAGCAGCTCAAAAACTTCCTATAAAAATGAAATTCATTTTTTCTAATGAAATAAAATTATGA
- the rplB gene encoding 50S ribosomal protein L2 codes for MSIKKLKPITPGQRFKIVNGFDQLTNSDPEKTLVKGKSKSGGRNNVGRMTMRYFGGGHKRKYRTIDFKRKKFGIPAIIKSIEYDPNRSSFISLLHYEDGEKRYILAMEGLKVGQKVISGKNIPFNIGNSTFLSDIPLGTNISCIELKPGQGAKIARSAGSFAQLSAKDDKYATIKLPSGEIRMMMITCMATIGIVSNIDHQLETYGKAGKNRHLGRRPRTRGVAMNPVDHPMGGGEGKASGGIPRDRKGNPSKGFRTRDKKRYSDRYILQRRKK; via the coding sequence ATGTCAATAAAAAAATTGAAACCGATAACACCTGGTCAACGTTTTAAAATTGTGAATGGGTTTGATCAACTTACAAATTCTGATCCTGAAAAAACTTTAGTAAAAGGAAAGAGTAAATCTGGAGGTAGAAATAATGTAGGTCGCATGACTATGCGTTATTTTGGAGGTGGACATAAAAGAAAATATCGAACAATAGATTTCAAAAGAAAAAAATTTGGGATTCCTGCTATTATAAAATCTATAGAATATGATCCTAATCGATCTTCTTTTATATCTTTACTTCATTATGAGGATGGAGAAAAAAGATATATTCTAGCAATGGAAGGATTAAAAGTAGGACAAAAAGTGATTTCTGGAAAAAATATACCTTTTAATATAGGAAATTCTACTTTTTTAAGTGATATCCCTTTGGGAACTAATATATCTTGTATAGAACTTAAACCAGGACAAGGTGCTAAAATAGCTAGAAGTGCAGGGTCTTTTGCACAATTATCCGCAAAAGATGATAAATATGCAACGATTAAACTTCCTTCTGGAGAAATTAGAATGATGATGATTACTTGTATGGCTACTATTGGAATTGTTTCGAATATTGATCATCAGTTAGAAACATATGGTAAAGCAGGGAAAAATAGACATTTAGGACGAAGACCAAGAACACGAGGTGTAGCTATGAATCCTGTAGATCATCCAATGGGAGGTGGAGAAGGAAAGGCTTCTGGAGGAATTCCTAGAGATAGAAAAGGGAATCCTTCCAAAGGATTTAGAACTCGTGATAAAAAACGATATTCTGATAGATATATTTTGCAAAGAAGAAAAAAATAA
- the secY gene encoding preprotein translocase subunit SecY has protein sequence MNNFIITLYNIWNVKELRKKIITTLGLLLVYRFGAYIPIPGINPLGISDFIEKFNLGSKGLMQILSSFTGGAFNRASILALGIMPYISASIIIQLMCIIIPYLQRLQRDGESGRRQISFITRWLTIGICLIQAPVYLISLTQQFIPFHSSKSTYLIDLDTFYGKSLFWIIGIMILTSGTLFTMWLGDKITDKGIGNGISLIIMSGIIARFPDAISKEIFSKLETGNGGLIVLFFEFLLWLLVILFSVIIIQAIRKIPVQYVSHYKSLGLDSQLIHKKHQYIPLKMTSAGVMPIIFSQAIMLFPLTFYDYVKNIKIKNFFHLFQDIYGIWYNLTIFVLVIVFTFFYTAIAIPVNQMADDLKRNGGHIPRIKPGKETAEYIDHILSTITLPGAVLLAIIAILPSIVFRMGFNQNFALFYGGTSLLIVVGVILDISQQVNIHLLNYHYDELMMIKYRNRRYAR, from the coding sequence ATGAATAATTTTATAATAACTCTTTATAACATTTGGAATGTAAAAGAATTACGAAAAAAAATAATAACAACTTTAGGTTTATTATTGGTATATCGTTTTGGAGCATATATTCCTATTCCAGGTATTAATCCTTTGGGAATAAGTGATTTTATAGAAAAATTTAATTTAGGATCTAAGGGATTAATGCAAATTTTATCCTCTTTTACGGGAGGAGCTTTTAATCGCGCATCAATTTTAGCTTTAGGAATTATGCCTTATATATCTGCGTCTATTATAATACAATTAATGTGTATAATTATTCCTTATTTACAAAGATTACAAAGGGATGGAGAAAGTGGAAGAAGACAAATTAGTTTCATTACCAGATGGTTAACTATAGGTATCTGTTTAATTCAAGCTCCAGTATATCTTATTTCTTTAACTCAACAATTTATTCCTTTTCATTCTTCTAAAAGCACTTATTTAATTGATTTAGATACTTTTTATGGAAAAAGTCTTTTTTGGATTATAGGAATAATGATTTTAACTTCTGGTACTTTATTTACTATGTGGTTAGGAGATAAAATAACAGATAAAGGAATAGGAAATGGAATTTCCCTAATCATAATGTCTGGAATAATAGCACGTTTTCCAGATGCTATAAGTAAAGAAATTTTTAGTAAACTGGAAACTGGTAATGGAGGATTAATAGTTTTGTTTTTTGAATTTTTGTTGTGGTTATTAGTTATTTTATTTTCTGTTATAATTATTCAAGCAATTAGAAAAATTCCAGTACAGTACGTTTCTCATTATAAATCTTTAGGATTAGATTCTCAATTAATTCATAAAAAACATCAGTATATTCCATTAAAAATGACATCTGCTGGAGTTATGCCTATCATATTTTCTCAAGCTATTATGTTGTTTCCATTAACATTTTATGATTATGTAAAAAATATAAAAATTAAAAATTTTTTTCATCTTTTTCAAGATATTTATGGAATATGGTATAATTTGACAATTTTTGTACTAGTTATAGTTTTTACTTTTTTTTATACCGCTATTGCGATTCCAGTAAATCAAATGGCTGATGATTTGAAAAGAAATGGGGGACATATACCTAGAATTAAACCTGGAAAAGAAACAGCTGAATATATAGATCATATTTTATCAACAATCACATTACCTGGAGCGGTTTTGTTAGCAATAATAGCAATATTACCATCTATAGTTTTTCGTATGGGTTTTAATCAAAATTTTGCATTATTTTATGGAGGTACTTCATTATTAATCGTAGTAGGAGTTATTTTAGATATTTCACAACAAGTAAATATACATTTGTTAAACTATCATTATGATGAATTAATGATGATAAAATATCGTAATAGAAGATATGCTAGATAA
- the rplD gene encoding 50S ribosomal protein L4, producing MELKILDIKGNYTNKKIEFNDKIFFKKSYNHSIYLEIKRYLSAQRQGTHKSKERGELSGSTRKLHRQKGTGGSRKGDIKNPIFRGGGRVFGPKPRKYLTKLNKRTKNIVRKFIIEQKLIQNKVLIIENFQLNVPKTKFILNLLKFLKLKNKKSLMIIGEINKNLYLSSRNLKNFKLLNINELDCFSLINFPYIIFSENSIKKIYKFLSI from the coding sequence ATGGAATTAAAAATTTTAGATATAAAAGGTAATTATACCAATAAAAAAATTGAATTTAACGATAAGATTTTTTTTAAAAAATCTTATAATCATTCTATATATTTAGAAATTAAAAGATATTTATCGGCTCAACGTCAAGGAACACACAAGTCTAAAGAAAGAGGAGAATTATCTGGAAGTACCAGAAAATTACATAGACAAAAAGGAACTGGAGGTTCTAGAAAAGGAGATATAAAAAATCCCATTTTTAGAGGTGGTGGTAGAGTTTTTGGACCTAAACCAAGAAAATATTTGACAAAATTAAATAAACGTACTAAAAATATAGTACGAAAATTTATTATAGAACAAAAATTAATACAGAATAAAGTTTTGATTATAGAAAATTTTCAATTAAACGTTCCAAAAACTAAATTTATTTTGAATTTATTAAAATTTTTAAAATTAAAAAATAAGAAATCATTGATGATCATTGGAGAAATAAATAAAAATTTATATTTGTCTTCTAGAAATTTGAAAAATTTTAAATTATTAAATATAAATGAATTAGATTGTTTTTCACTGATAAATTTTCCATATATTATTTTTTCTGAAAATTCCATAAAAAAAATATATAAATTTCTATCTATATAA
- the rpsN gene encoding 30S ribosomal protein S14, translating into MAKESVKARQRKREKMVLKYANKRKALKKARNYELLQKLPRDASPVRLRNRCSITGRCRGYMRKFGVSRIVFRNLVSQGLIPGVKKASW; encoded by the coding sequence ATGGCTAAAGAATCTGTTAAAGCAAGACAAAGAAAAAGAGAAAAAATGGTTTTAAAATATGCAAATAAAAGAAAAGCTTTAAAAAAAGCGAGAAATTATGAATTATTACAAAAATTACCTAGAGATGCTTCTCCAGTTCGTTTAAGAAATAGATGTTCTATTACGGGAAGATGTAGAGGGTACATGCGTAAATTTGGAGTTTCTCGTATTGTTTTTAGAAATTTAGTTTCTCAAGGCCTTATTCCTGGAGTAAAAAAAGCAAGTTGGTAA